The following proteins are encoded in a genomic region of Rhodococcus rhodochrous:
- a CDS encoding M23 family metallopeptidase, giving the protein MLAVSVAAGALLAATTSSAHAASVPPTVSDEIEAASQPSAPTDVLPQAPQVLQAVQVPMLADFADQLDRARIREERRLMQEAEARRPKTLMPVSGTLTSNFGPRWGTSHYGLDIANSIGTPIVSVTDGTVLEAGPASGFGLWVRILQDDGTIGVFGHIDQALVSAGQRVRAGEQIATVGNRGQSTGPHLHYEVWGPDGQKADPMAWLNARGVQIASDART; this is encoded by the coding sequence GTGCTGGCCGTGTCGGTAGCGGCAGGCGCGCTGCTGGCAGCAACGACCTCGAGCGCCCATGCCGCCTCGGTCCCTCCCACGGTCAGCGACGAGATCGAGGCCGCGTCGCAACCCTCAGCCCCTACGGATGTGCTGCCCCAGGCCCCCCAGGTGTTGCAGGCCGTGCAGGTGCCGATGCTGGCAGACTTCGCGGATCAACTCGACCGGGCACGGATCCGGGAGGAGCGCCGACTCATGCAAGAGGCCGAGGCGCGCCGCCCGAAAACGCTGATGCCTGTCAGTGGCACGCTCACGTCGAACTTCGGACCCCGCTGGGGCACGAGCCACTACGGGCTCGACATCGCCAACTCGATCGGCACCCCGATCGTCTCGGTGACCGATGGCACGGTACTCGAGGCCGGTCCCGCCTCCGGCTTCGGACTGTGGGTACGAATCCTGCAGGACGACGGCACGATCGGGGTGTTCGGGCACATCGATCAGGCCTTGGTTTCTGCAGGTCAGCGCGTGCGAGCCGGGGAACAGATCGCCACCGTGGGCAATCGGGGACAATCGACCGGGCCACATCTGCACTATGAAGTGTGGGGACCGGACGGCCAGAAGGCCGATCCCATGGC